GACAAGAATGGTTTGGTTGGAAAGGGGCTGAGGCACGGAAATCGGCGATCGCAGAAACTCCCGCAACTGTACCACCTCCCCCACCACGATCACGGTGGGCGAAAGCTTCTCGCCCTGGGTTTTCTCCACGATGTCCCCCAGGGTGCCCACCCAGGTGTGCTGCTGGGGCCGGCCCGCCCAGCGAATAATGGCGATGGGGGTCCGGGGCGATCGCCCGTGGCGCACCAGCTGGTGGACGATTTCGGCCAGCGATCGCCCGCCCATCAGAAACACCACCGTGTCCAGCTCCGCCAGGGCCGCCCAGTTTAGGCGATCGGGCTCGTGGGCCGTACACACCGCAAAGCACTGGCTCATGGCCGGGTCCGTCAGCGGAATGCCGTCTAGCAGGGGCGCGGCCAGCGCCGACGAGACCCCCGGCACCACCTCAAAGGGACACTGGGCTGCCACCAGGGCCTGAATTTCGGCGCTCGATCGGCCAAAAATAAACGGATCGCCGCTCTTGAGCCGGACCACCCGGCGGCCCTCGCGGCAGTGCTTCACCAAGAGCGCATTAATGTCGGCCTGGGGCGTACTCGCTTCCCCGCCGCGCTTGCCCACCTCTAGGCGCAAACAGGTCTCCGGCACCGGATCGAGCAGGCGCGGATCGGCCAGGGCATCGTAGATCAGCACCTCCGCCAGCCCCAGGATCTGGAGCCCCCGCACCGTCAGATACGCGCGATCGCCGGGACCCGCCCCGACCAAGTAGACAAATCCCTGGGTCGTCATCGTTCCGTTGACTCTCTTCTCTCGACCCATCAAAGCAGATTTTGGGTGCCCCTGCCCGGCCAACCTGCACCAACCCCCTGGCCCAGGTGGAAATCGCCGCGCAGGACCAAGAGCCCAAGCCTCAGACCGAGGCGTCTTGCAGCTCAGCGATCGGCTCTGCCATCACCCGCGTCTGGGAAATCAGGTCGTGCCAGCCCACCGGGTGCTCCTTGTAGAGGTAGGAGTACCAGTCCAGCCACAGAAAGCGCCCTGCGGTCCGCAGCAGGATCTGCTGGAGGGTCGGCGTCCGGCCGCTGGCCGTGGTGACGCGGGTGCGGGTGAAAAACTTGCCGGGGGTCTTGCCCCAGAGGGCTTCTGGCAAGGCGTAGTAGGCGAAAGCCACCAGCAGCAGCATCAGGGCAGATCCAGGCAGCATCCAAGAGACGATACGCAGCAGAAGGAACAGCAAAATCAGATCAATACAGCCGTTGGCGGCCCGTTGGGAATAGGTGGCGGCGTGCATACGGACCCTGTCTGATACACAACTCGATACCTCTATTGTCGCGATCGCGCCTCGCCAAGAGAATCACCGC
This genomic stretch from Geitlerinema sp. PCC 7407 harbors:
- the cobA gene encoding uroporphyrinogen-III C-methyltransferase codes for the protein MTTQGFVYLVGAGPGDRAYLTVRGLQILGLAEVLIYDALADPRLLDPVPETCLRLEVGKRGGEASTPQADINALLVKHCREGRRVVRLKSGDPFIFGRSSAEIQALVAAQCPFEVVPGVSSALAAPLLDGIPLTDPAMSQCFAVCTAHEPDRLNWAALAELDTVVFLMGGRSLAEIVHQLVRHGRSPRTPIAIIRWAGRPQQHTWVGTLGDIVEKTQGEKLSPTVIVVGEVVQLREFLRSPISVPQPLSNQTILVTRAAGQSSAFTQQLQAVGASVIEMPALEIRPPSSWAPLDQAIAHLRDFDWLILTSSNGVDYFFDRMVSLGRDVRQLTGIKLAVVGKKTAASLQQRGLVPDFVPPDFVADSMVEHFPEPPKGQRILFPRVESGGREVLVQSLGAAGAEVVEVAAYESGCPQTVDAAALHALQNGEIDVVTFASSKTVKHFCQLLEQAVGESWPTLVQSVAIASIGPQTSRACESALGRVDIEAQEYTLEGLTAAIAAWAAP
- a CDS encoding RDD family protein, whose amino-acid sequence is MHAATYSQRAANGCIDLILLFLLLRIVSWMLPGSALMLLLVAFAYYALPEALWGKTPGKFFTRTRVTTASGRTPTLQQILLRTAGRFLWLDWYSYLYKEHPVGWHDLISQTRVMAEPIAELQDASV